The proteins below are encoded in one region of Alosa sapidissima isolate fAloSap1 chromosome 24, fAloSap1.pri, whole genome shotgun sequence:
- the zdhhc4 gene encoding palmitoyltransferase ZDHHC4: MDFLTLFAVYVVVVVTCIVLVCKYAGQEQTTLGRQYGSLTNAVSPYVPLWLKRLCSRGVHRLFHERNNLFIYMHLLLEGAVYTEYSYEVFGYCKEMDTTLTNLCVPYVLLVLHLILFYLCCTRDPGTMTKAKHATQVKVYPYDGELFHPGETCPTCNLVKPARSKHCRVCNRCVQRFDHHCVWVNNCIGAQNTRYFLLYMLSVCVMAGDIAILTVDLLLNVVFRTGLMHAHYVDAQGQQQPTGIVFIVQHLFLTFPRIVFMLGFLIFVFFLLAGYAMFHLFLALGNHTSNEWYKARGRGCQHCHPHAGNRCHTPFNPLRGFYSRGVLKNLREIFVPLKPLKKRKHK, from the exons ATGGACTTCCTTACTCTATTTGCTGTATATGTTGTGGTCGTGGTGACTTGCATTGTTCTTGTTTGCAAATATGCTGGTCAGGAGCAGACTACCTTGGGGCGCCAGTATGGCAGCCTGACAAAT GCAGTCTCTCCATATGTTCCACTATGGCTGAAAAGATTATGCAGTAGAGGCGTCCACAGGCTTTTTCATGAAAG GAACAACCTATTTATTTACATGCATCTCCTGCTGGAAGGTGCAGTGTACACAGAATACTCCTACGAAGTGTTTGGATACTGTAAGGAGATGGACACTACTCTGACAAACCTATGCGTTCCTTATGTGCTGTTGGTTTTGCATCTCATCCTTTTCTACCTCTGCTGTACCCGCGACCCTG GCACGATGACAAAAGCTAAGCATGCCACCCAGGTGAAAGTATATCCATATGATGGGGAACTCTTTCATCCGGGAGAGACATGTCCAACATGTAACCTGGTGAAACCAGCCAGGTCGAAACACTGCA GGGTGTGCAACAGATGTGTGCAGCGGTTCGATCATCACTGCGTTTGGGTGAACAACTGCATCGGAGCTCAGAACACCCGCTACTTCCTGCTGTacatgctgagtgtgtgtgtcatggcagGGGACATTGCCATACTGACTGTGGACCTGCTGCTGAACGTGGTGTTCAGGACGGgcctcatgcatgcacactacGTTGACGCCCAAGGCCAGCAGCAGCCCACAGGCATCgtctttattgtccag CATCTCTTCCTGACCTTCCCCAGGATTGTGTTCATGCTGGGCTTCCTCATCTTTGTCTTCTTCCTGCTGGCGGGTTACGCCATGTTCCACCTGTTCCTGGCGCTGGGGAACCACACCTCTAACGAGTGGTACAAGGCGCGGGGCCGGGGCTGTCAGCACTGCCACCCGCACGCAGGGAACCGCTGCCACACACCCTTCAACCCACTCAGGGGGTTTTACAGCAGGGGAGTCCTGAAGAACCTGAGGGAAATCTTTGTTCCTTTGAAACCTCTGAAGAAAAGGAAACACAAATGA
- the LOC121700069 gene encoding glycerol-3-phosphate phosphatase, which produces MAASNAKCTRLTGSLVKQLLDSVDSVLFDCDGVIWRGDQAIPGAPDVINLLKKNGKRVFFVTNNSTKTRKMYADKLATLGFSASEEEVFGTAYCSAMYLKSVAKIQGKVYLVGSNAMKQEIENVGIQTTGVGPDPISGVQIDWANVSLDPEVKAVVVGFDQHFSYMKLNRALQYLCNPSCLFVGTNTDTRLPLEGGKAVPGTGCLVKAVETAAQRPAQVVGKPSNFMFDCVAKQFGLDPARALMVGDRLDTDIMLGTNCGLKTLLTLTGVSTVADAEDHLKSGCPNRAGMVPDYYIDTIAELLPALQG; this is translated from the exons ATGGCAGCGTCTAACGCTAAATGTACTAGGTTAACTGGATCTCTGGTCAAGCAGTTGCTTGATTCAGTAGACAGTGTACTGTTTGACTGCGACGGGGTTATATGGCGAGGAGACCAGGCCATCCCTGGTGCCCCTGATGTAATTAACTTGTTAAAGAAAAACGGGAAGCGTGTGTTCTTTGTAACAAATAATAGCACTAAGACCAGGAAAATGTATGCAGACAAATTAGCTACGTTAGGATTCAGTGCATCAGAGGAGGAGGTATTTGGGACAGCCTACTGTTCTGCAATGTACCTCAAATCAGTGGCAAAAATACAAGGCAAAGTGTACCTCGTTGGAAGCAATGCTATGAAACAAGAGATTGAGAACGTTGGGATCCAGACCACAGGTGTTGGTCCTGACCCGATTTCTGGTGTTCAGATTGACTGGGCCAATGTGTCATTGGACCCTGAGGTCAAAGCGGTGGTTGTTGGGTTTGATCAACACTTCAGCTACATGAAACTGAACAGAGCTCTCCAGTACCTCTGCAATCCCAGCTGCCTCTTTGTCGGCACAAACACTGATACAAGGCTTCCACTGGAGGGGGGGAAAGCTGTTCCAG GAACCGGCTGCCTTGTCAAAGCCGTGGAGACGGCAGCCCAACGTCCAGCCCAGGTGGTGGGCAAGCCCAGCAACTTCATGTTTGACTGCGTGGCGAAACAGTTCGGCCTGGACCCAGCACGTGCCCTCATGGTGGGCGACCGACTGGACACGGACATCATGCTGGGCACCAACTGTGGGCTGAAGACCCTGCTGACCCTCACCGGGGTGTCCACCGTAGCCGACGCCGAGGACCACCTGAAAAGTGGGTGCCCCAACCGTGCCGGCATGGTACCTGATTACTACATTGACACCATAGCAGAGCTGCTGCCAGCACTACAGGGGTGA
- the bricd5 gene encoding BRICHOS domain-containing protein 5, with product MVRCWKRTEATPGDSECTDTGQNVAPKFPHRVFWGCLSTTLFIVIVAVSVYAHLGISQDDTESAVQIVRITAPDQSGTVFNQSALVDKHNNLVSYSVTSQANHTSTVLYHMKDGLVCYKPDNQDTCFLHKMEGSDYDNVNSLLNMSNQQVNQFWLVGNETRRHAEFLGVIADSRVDTSTLPKPIQDLCQQSSVYWTKRADGPGKQRLIYFCIDICFPSNICVSVCFYYLPE from the exons ATGGTGAGGTGCTGGAAGCGCACAGAGGCCACGCCAGGTGACTCAGAATGCACG GATACGGGCCAGAATGTGGCCCCAAAGTTTCCTCACCGAGTGTTCTGGGGCTGCCTGTCCACTACGCTGTTCATCGTGATTGTGGCCGTCAGTGTTTACGCACATTTAGGCATCTCACAAGATGACACAGAG TCTGCTGTGCAGATTGTCAGAATCACAGCTCCTGACCAGTCTGGCACGGTCTTCAATCAATCTGCATTGGTCGACAAACACAACAATTTGGTCTCCTATTCAGTGACATCCCAAGCAAATCATACCTCTACGGTGCTCTATCACATGAAGGAT GGATTGGTGTGTTACAAGCCAGACAACCAAGACACCTGCTTCCTGCACAAAATGGAAGGCTCCGACTATGACAACGTGAACTCACTCTTGAACATGTCCAACCAGCAG GTCAACCAGTTCTGGCTGGTGGGGAATGAGACACGCAGACACGCTGAGTTCTTGGGGGTTATTGCAGACTCTCGAGTGGACACCTCAACCCTCCCAAAGCCCATTCAGGACCTCTGCCAGCAAAGTTCTGTGTACTGGACCAAGAGAGCCGATG GTCCAGGGAAACAACGGCTCATTTACTTCTGTATAGACATCTGCTTTCCCAGCAAcatctgtgtgtcagtgtgcttcTACTACCTGCCTGAATGA
- the mlst8 gene encoding target of rapamycin complex subunit lst8: MNVNQGTVGSDPVILATAGYDHTVRFWQAHSGICTRTVQHQDSQVNSLEVTPDRSMIAAAGYQHIRMYDLNSNNPNPVINYDGVSKNITSVGFHEDGRWMYTGGEDCMARIWDLRSRNLQCQRIFQVNAPINCVCLHPNQAELIVGDQSGVIHIWDLKTDHNEQLIPEPEVSVNSVHIDPDASYMAAVNSSGNCYVWNMAGGLGDEVTQLIPKTKIPAHKRYSLRCKFSPDSTLLATCSADQTCKIWRTSNFSLMTELSIKSNNPGETSRGWMWDCAFSGDSQYIVTASSDNLARLWSVETGEIKREYSGHQKAVVCLAFNDSVLG; the protein is encoded by the exons ATGAACGTTAACCAAGGTACAGTCGGGAGTGACCCGGTGATTTTAGCCACCGCAGGTTATGATCACACCGTTCGGTTCTGGCAAGCTCACAGTGGAATATGTACCAGGACGGTACAACACCAGGACTCT CAAGTGAATTCTCTTGAAGTAACACCTGACAGGAGTATGATAGCTGCAGCAG GTTATCAGCATATTCGCATGTATGACTTGAACTCTAACAATCCCAACCCTGTCATAAACTACGATGGTGTTAGTAAGAACATCACTTCAGTGGGCTTCCATGAGGATGGCCGCTGGATGTATACTGGAGGAGAGGACTGTATGGCTCGCATTTGGGACCTGAG GTCAAGAAACCTGCAGTGCCAAAGAATTTTCCAAGTCAATGCACCCATCAACTGTGTGTGCTTACACCCAAACCAG GCTGAGCTGATTGTGGGGGACCAAAGTGGTGTGATCCACATCTGGGATTTGAAGACAGATCACAATGAACAGCTCATACCTGAACCTGAGGTGTCAGTCAACTCTGTGCACATTGACCCCGATGCCAGCTATATGGCTGCAGTCAACAGCTCG GGCAACTGTTATGTGTGGAACATGGCGGGCGGACTGGGGGATGAGGTAACGCAGCTCATTCCCAAGACCAAGATCCCAGCTCATAAACGCTACTCCCTGCGCTGCAAGTTTAGTCCAGACTCAAC CCTGCTGGCTACCTGCTCCGCTGACCAAACTTGCAAGATCTGGAGGACCTCCAACTTCTCCCTGATGACGGAGCTGAGCATCAAGAGCAACAACCCGGGAGAGACGTCTCGCGGCTGGATGTGGGACTGTGCTTTCTCTGGGGACTCGCAGTACATTGTCACAG CGTCTTCTGATAACCTAGCCCGTCTGTGGAGTGTCGAAACCGGAGAGATCAAGAGGGAATACAGTGGCCATCAGAAAGCTGTTGTGTGTCTTGCCTTCAACGACAGTGTACttggttaa
- the meiob gene encoding meiosis-specific with OB domain-containing protein, with amino-acid sequence MAFNASVRNFVPISELHPNTTQAKVVGVVIGKTDARGFPDRKNLGSERFTFGFTIKDSPDHSINVSSWGSEEYIIGLCGSFRTGDCVVIENPLVTPKDPEKEERFCPATPSFYRLLMTETHSQIRLCADVEEENRLLPLLHVPVKDPRDFYTLGDINANGQSLDGFINILAAVRSTGEQKFFTTSDGRKGQRMEVKLFDDTVNSFPLVCWDRETIQFMQSLTPKETVLFISDARVKFDTFRNGMTATATTKTIITINPDTPEANQLFNFAKEFSESGALDETDNQSGDDIPLDSITDVLTVSQLRSKTQDTLDAFYAITYAFISALPLDTPSKVVRNRCARCRVPVAEDVMVCTSFSCAGQGQELEMFSGFDLLLDISDHTGTLQSCYLSGTVAEKTLGCTAEEYVNLSEVGQTALKWRFLLERCKIYLKVQPAPKFRSGWRISILSCSLADSVEVKQSLETEAL; translated from the exons ATGGCTTTTAACGCATCAGTCAGGAACTTTGTACCCATATCAGAATTACACCCAAACACTACACAAGCG AAGGTAGTTGGGGTGGTCATTGGGAAAACGGATGCCAGAGGATTTCCTGACAGGAAAA ATTTGGGCAGTGAAAGGTTTACCTTCGGCTTTACAATAAAGGACTCACCTGACCACTCCATTAATGTATCCTCATGGGGCAGTGAAGAGTATATCATTGGGCTCTGTGGCAGCTTCAGAACAGGAGATTGTG TTGTTATTGAGAATCCACTAGTTACACCCAAAGACCCTGAAAAAGAGGAACGATTTTGTCCAGCAACTCCAAG TTTCTACAGGTTGCTGATGACCGAAACGCACTCTCAGATAAGACTGTGTGCAGATGTGGAGGAGGAAAACAGACTGCTTCCCCTCCTCCATGTTCCAGTCAAAGACCCACGAGACTTCTACACCTTGGGAGACATCAATGCCAATGGTCAAAGCCTAGACGGTTTTATCAACATTCTGGCTGCTGTCAGATCG ACTGGGGAGCAGAAGTTCTTCACCACCTCAGATGGACGCAAAGGACAGCGCATGGAAGTAAAGCTCTTTGATGATACAGTGAACTCTTTTCCTTTAGTTTG CTGGGATCGCGAGACTATTCAATTCATGCAGTCACTGACACCAAAAGAGACAG TGCTGTTCATCTCTGATGCCCGTGTGAAATTTGATACCTTTCGTAACGGCATGACCGCCACTGCGACCACTAAAACAATTATCACCATCAATCCTG ACACTCCAGAGGCCAATCAGCTCTTCAATTTTGCTAAGGAGTTCTCTGAGTCAGGAGCCCTGGACGAGACAGACAATCAGTCAGGAGATGACATACCAT tgGACTCCATAACTGATGTACTGACTGTGAGCCAGCTTAGGAGCAAAACCCAAGATACTTTGGATGCTTTTTATGCAATCACATATGCCTTCATCTCTGCATTGCCTCTGGACACCCCCTCTAAAGTGGTCAGGAACAGATG TGCCAGGTGCAGAGTGCCGGTGGCTGAGGATGTGATGGTGTGCACCAGTTTCTCCTGTGCTGGTCAAGGCCAGGAACTGGAGATGTTTTCAGGCTTTGACTTACTTCTGGACATCAGCGATCATACAGGCACACTACAGTCTTGCTACCTCTCTGGTACTGTGGCTGAGAAAACTCTGGGTTGCACT GCTGAAGAATATGTGAATCTTTCTGAAGTAGGACAGACAGCCTTAAAATGGAGGTTTCTTCTGGAAAGATGCAAGATATACCTGAAG GTCCAGCCAGCCCCCAAGTTTAGGAGTGGTTGGAGAATCAGCATCCTTTCCTGCTCACTCGCTGACTCAGTGGAAGTCAAGCAAAGTTTGGAGACTGAGGCTCTGTGA
- the msrb1b gene encoding methionine-R-sulfoxide reductase B1b, with the protein MSFCSFFGKEHYKDHFKSGMYVCSQCDHPLFNSRSKYAHSSPWPAFTETIREDSVTKHMESLTAFKVLCGKCGNGLGHEFVNDGPEDGMSRFUIFSHSLKFVPKDKVDRQ; encoded by the exons ATGTCTTTTTGCTCGTTTTTTGGCAAAGAACATTACAAGGATCATTTCAAGTCAG GAATGTACGTCTGCTCTCAGTGTGACCATCCTTTGTTTAATAGTAGATCTAAATATGCCCACTCTTCACCATGGCCTGCCTTCACAGAAACAATCCGTGAGGACAGTGTGACTAAACACATGGAGAGTCTCACAGCCTTCAAG gTTCTATGTGGCAAGTGTGGTAATGGACTAGGCCATGAATTTGTCAATGATGGGCCTGAGGATGGCATGTCACGATTCTGAATATTCAGTCACTCGCTCAAGTTTGTCCCTAAAG ACAAGGTTGACAGACAGTAA